From Desmodus rotundus isolate HL8 chromosome 12, HLdesRot8A.1, whole genome shotgun sequence, one genomic window encodes:
- the C12H16orf87 gene encoding UPF0547 protein C16orf87 homolog isoform X1, with the protein MSASRAKKVKMATKSCPECDQQVPVACKSCPCGYIFISRKLLNAKHPEKSPPSTENKHEAKRRRTERVRREKINSTGNKDLENRKRSRSNSHSDHIRRGRGRPKSASAKKHEEEREKQEKEIDIYANLSDEKAFVFSVALAEINRKIINQRLIL; encoded by the exons ATGTCCGCAAGTCGGGCCAAGAAAGTGAAGATGGCTACCAAATCGTGTCCCGAATGCGACCAACAG GTTCCTGTTGCATGTAAATCATGTCCCTGTGGTTACATATTTATTAGCAGAAAACTTTTAAATGCAAAGCACCCAGAGAAATCACCACCTTCTACAG AAAACAAGCATGAGGCCAAGAGGAGGCGCACAGAGAGAGTTAGGAGAGAGAAGATAAATTCTACAGGAAATAAggatttagaaaacagaaagaggtCTCGAAGTAACAGCCATTCAGATCATATCAGACGAGGAAGAGGAAGACCTAAAAGTGCATCTGCCAAAAAACATGAGGAAGAAAGAG aaaaacaggaaaaggaaattgaCATCTATGCTAACCTCTCTGATGAAAAGGCTTTCGTGTTTTCAGTCGCCTTGGcagaaataaataggaaaattatCAATCAAAGACTTATTCTCTGA
- the C12H16orf87 gene encoding UPF0547 protein C16orf87 homolog isoform X2 gives MSASRAKKVKMATKSCPECDQQVPVACKSCPCGYIFISRKLLNAKHPEKSPPSTEKQEKEIDIYANLSDEKAFVFSVALAEINRKIINQRLIL, from the exons ATGTCCGCAAGTCGGGCCAAGAAAGTGAAGATGGCTACCAAATCGTGTCCCGAATGCGACCAACAG GTTCCTGTTGCATGTAAATCATGTCCCTGTGGTTACATATTTATTAGCAGAAAACTTTTAAATGCAAAGCACCCAGAGAAATCACCACCTTCTACAG aaaaacaggaaaaggaaattgaCATCTATGCTAACCTCTCTGATGAAAAGGCTTTCGTGTTTTCAGTCGCCTTGGcagaaataaataggaaaattatCAATCAAAGACTTATTCTCTGA